Proteins encoded within one genomic window of Hermetia illucens chromosome 2, iHerIll2.2.curated.20191125, whole genome shotgun sequence:
- the LOC119649416 gene encoding mitochondrial import receptor subunit TOM22 homolog isoform X2 has product MGDQGEDEVLMDPVPAPVIENESQVEAVEKEETYDDEPDETIAERLWGLTEMFPEPVRNFCGSVADLSVSTVKNVFQFSCNASWIFFTSSMILFAPVIFETERAQMEEMQRTQQKQVLLGPGSAIASGGHGMPALPPMAR; this is encoded by the exons ATGGGAGACCAAGGGGAGGATGAAGTACTCATG GATCCCGTTCCCGCTCCCGTGATCGAGAATGAGTCGCAAGTTGAAGCTGTGGAAAAGGAGGAAACATATGACGAC GAACCAGATGAAACAATTGCTGAAAGATTATGGGGACTAACAGAAATGTTCCCGGAGCCAGTCAGAAATTTTTGTGGTTCAGTTGCCGATTTATCAGTTTCCACTGTGAAAAATGTATTCCAGTTTTCATGTAATGCATCATGGATCTTTTTTACAAGTTCAATGATTTTATTCGCGCCCGTCATTTTCGAAACCGAACGCGCTCAAATGGAAGAAATGCAGCGAACACaacaaaaacaagttttattaggACCCGGTTCAGCGATAGCGTCTGGTGGTCATGGGATGCCTGCTCTGCCGCCAATGGCACGATAA
- the LOC119649416 gene encoding mitochondrial import receptor subunit TOM22 homolog isoform X1, translating into MDSDPDIEFVDKDSGMSSLGGSKDETPERRPTDPVPAPVIENESQVEAVEKEETYDDEPDETIAERLWGLTEMFPEPVRNFCGSVADLSVSTVKNVFQFSCNASWIFFTSSMILFAPVIFETERAQMEEMQRTQQKQVLLGPGSAIASGGHGMPALPPMAR; encoded by the exons ATGGATTCTGATCCTGACATCGAATTCGTGGACAAGGATAGCGGAATGTCATCGCTCGGAGGTAGCAAGGATGAGACCCCGGAACGCAGACCCACT GATCCCGTTCCCGCTCCCGTGATCGAGAATGAGTCGCAAGTTGAAGCTGTGGAAAAGGAGGAAACATATGACGAC GAACCAGATGAAACAATTGCTGAAAGATTATGGGGACTAACAGAAATGTTCCCGGAGCCAGTCAGAAATTTTTGTGGTTCAGTTGCCGATTTATCAGTTTCCACTGTGAAAAATGTATTCCAGTTTTCATGTAATGCATCATGGATCTTTTTTACAAGTTCAATGATTTTATTCGCGCCCGTCATTTTCGAAACCGAACGCGCTCAAATGGAAGAAATGCAGCGAACACaacaaaaacaagttttattaggACCCGGTTCAGCGATAGCGTCTGGTGGTCATGGGATGCCTGCTCTGCCGCCAATGGCACGATAA